In Turicibacter sanguinis, a genomic segment contains:
- the hemB gene encoding porphobilinogen synthase produces the protein MLRRPRRLRTSQAIRNLVRETKLNVEDLIYPLFIVEGEGIKREISSLPDVYHFSVDQLEAEIIELGELGIEHVILFGIPHDEDKDACGSEGFNENGVIQRAIRKIKEVNPAMNVITDVCMCEYTSHGHCGILNEEGYVKNDVTLEYLTKIAVSHALAGADMIAPSDMMDGRIKAIREGLDAAGFESIAIMSYSVKYASTFYGPFREAANSAPAFGDRKTYQMDPANSNEALIEAELDVLEGADILMVKPALSYLDVIRRVKDEFDLPLAAYNVSGEYAMLKSAVKNGILAEGAIYESVMSIKRAGADIIITYFAKDLAKMLKK, from the coding sequence ATGTTAAGAAGACCACGTCGATTAAGAACGAGTCAAGCAATTCGAAATTTAGTAAGAGAAACGAAGTTAAATGTTGAGGATTTAATTTATCCGTTATTTATTGTCGAAGGCGAAGGAATTAAACGTGAGATTTCATCGTTACCAGATGTTTATCATTTTTCAGTAGATCAATTAGAGGCCGAAATTATAGAGTTAGGCGAACTTGGAATTGAGCATGTGATTTTATTTGGAATTCCTCATGATGAGGATAAAGATGCATGTGGAAGTGAAGGATTTAATGAAAATGGAGTAATTCAACGTGCCATTCGAAAAATTAAAGAAGTGAATCCTGCTATGAATGTCATTACAGATGTTTGTATGTGCGAGTATACAAGTCATGGACACTGTGGAATTTTAAATGAGGAAGGGTATGTTAAGAATGATGTGACCCTTGAGTATTTAACGAAGATTGCCGTGAGTCATGCGTTGGCAGGAGCAGATATGATTGCACCATCTGATATGATGGATGGACGTATTAAAGCGATTCGTGAAGGATTAGATGCAGCAGGGTTTGAGAGTATTGCGATTATGTCATACAGTGTTAAATATGCGTCAACGTTTTATGGACCGTTTCGTGAGGCGGCTAACTCTGCGCCGGCTTTTGGAGATCGAAAAACGTATCAAATGGATCCGGCTAATTCAAATGAAGCCTTAATCGAAGCAGAACTAGATGTATTAGAAGGGGCTGATATTTTAATGGTGAAGCCAGCCCTTTCTTATTTAGATGTCATTCGCCGTGTGAAGGATGAGTTTGATCTTCCATTAGCAGCCTATAATGTGAGTGGGGAGTATGCCATGTTAAAATCGGCAGTTAAAAATGGGATTTTAGCAGAGGGAGCCATTTATGAATCGGTGATGTCGATTAAACGTGCGGGAGCAGATATTATTATTACGTATTTCGCTAAAGATTTGGCAAAGATGTTAAAAAAATAA
- a CDS encoding amino acid ABC transporter permease yields the protein MSFEFLVDYYPMLLKGTGVTIALALITVFFGTLIGILVSLTKFNAKGMLGKVLSKLADAYVAFFRGTPLMIQLFILWFGVPQLLHTRYPSFGWISAEFLVGAIALAINSGAYVSEIFRAGIQAVDKGQFEAGRSLGLSEKQTLKHVILPQAVKNILPALGNEFVVIIKESAIVSVIGLRDLMYNSDMIQAATFNAFGVYVVAAVIYFILTASCSKLLSVLEGRLHQDA from the coding sequence ATGAGTTTTGAATTTTTAGTTGATTATTATCCGATGTTGTTAAAGGGAACGGGTGTGACGATTGCGTTAGCATTGATTACCGTATTCTTTGGAACGCTTATTGGAATTTTGGTTTCGTTGACAAAGTTTAATGCTAAAGGGATGCTCGGAAAAGTTTTAAGTAAGCTAGCCGATGCCTATGTGGCCTTTTTTAGGGGAACACCATTAATGATTCAATTGTTTATTTTATGGTTTGGGGTGCCACAGTTATTGCATACACGTTATCCATCGTTTGGATGGATTTCAGCTGAGTTTTTAGTTGGAGCCATTGCTTTAGCGATTAATTCAGGGGCTTATGTATCAGAGATTTTTAGAGCTGGAATTCAAGCGGTTGATAAAGGGCAATTTGAAGCGGGGCGTTCACTTGGTTTAAGTGAGAAACAAACGTTAAAGCATGTCATTTTACCACAGGCAGTGAAAAATATTTTACCGGCACTTGGAAATGAATTTGTTGTCATTATTAAGGAATCAGCAATTGTGTCAGTGATCGGACTACGCGATTTAATGTATAATTCAGATATGATTCAAGCGGCAACGTTTAATGCTTTTGGTGTTTATGTGGTCGCGGCGGTGATTTATTTTATTTTAACGGCGTCATGTTCAAAATTATTATCTGTTTTAGAAGGGAGATTACATCAAGATGCTTAA
- the hemA gene encoding glutamyl-tRNA reductase codes for MDVAVIGVNHHLAPIQIREKVSFTDSQKIEAINVLLDQAINEIVILSTCNRSEIYIHANTIDEKINVIKNFYEEFFHDDEIKNFLFSKTGERAMGHLFEVASGLDSIVLGEDQILGQVKKAHEFSMQLGASKKYFNKLFREAIMTAKEIKNTTKISEQPLSISYIAIKLLKEKIGSLKGKNALVIGYGKMSKLAITYLNDEQVNKIYVANRSHGKVQDIGDRFTNVMPILYENRYDVLNDVDLVITATASPHVILKLEHMPTIDHKICMMDIALPRDIDPAIKKMNNIELYDIDDLKKIHEENDNKRNELALIGRQIINRKIEEFLQWLELANIDPTIQSLNEKCLEIKSDSLDYLFKKINLDAKERKLIDRMMESALKRLIREPIINLKQIDNKHKRDEYIKLIEELFDI; via the coding sequence ATGGATGTAGCAGTTATAGGTGTCAATCATCACTTGGCTCCAATACAGATTAGGGAAAAAGTTTCATTTACAGATTCTCAAAAAATAGAAGCTATAAATGTTTTGTTGGATCAGGCTATCAATGAAATTGTTATTTTATCTACATGCAATAGAAGTGAAATTTACATTCATGCTAATACAATTGACGAAAAGATTAATGTTATTAAAAATTTTTATGAAGAATTCTTTCATGATGATGAGATAAAAAATTTCCTATTTTCAAAAACGGGAGAACGGGCAATGGGTCATTTATTTGAGGTGGCATCTGGTCTAGATTCTATTGTTTTAGGTGAAGATCAAATTTTAGGACAAGTAAAAAAAGCCCATGAATTTTCTATGCAACTTGGGGCAAGTAAAAAGTATTTTAATAAACTCTTTAGAGAAGCAATTATGACCGCTAAAGAAATTAAGAATACGACTAAAATCTCTGAGCAACCTTTATCAATTAGTTATATAGCTATAAAACTTTTAAAAGAAAAAATAGGTTCGTTAAAAGGAAAGAATGCTTTAGTTATTGGGTATGGAAAGATGAGTAAATTAGCGATTACTTATCTGAATGATGAGCAGGTTAATAAGATTTATGTGGCAAATAGAAGTCACGGCAAAGTTCAGGATATTGGCGATAGGTTTACTAATGTCATGCCTATTCTATATGAAAATCGATACGATGTATTGAATGATGTTGATTTAGTTATAACAGCTACTGCCTCTCCTCATGTTATTTTAAAGCTAGAGCATATGCCAACGATTGATCATAAGATTTGCATGATGGATATTGCGCTTCCTCGCGATATTGATCCAGCTATTAAAAAAATGAATAATATTGAACTTTATGATATTGATGACTTAAAGAAAATACACGAAGAGAATGATAATAAGCGAAATGAGTTAGCACTAATTGGACGTCAAATTATTAATCGTAAAATAGAAGAGTTTCTACAGTGGCTAGAGTTAGCTAACATTGACCCAACCATTCAATCATTAAATGAAAAATGTTTGGAAATTAAATCAGATAGTTTAGATTACTTATTTAAAAAAATAAATCTGGATGCAAAAGAGAGAAAATTGATTGATAGGATGATGGAATCGGCGTTAAAACGATTAATAAGAGAGCCTATTATTAATCTAAAACAAATTGATAATAAACATAAACGTGATGAGTATATTAAGTTAATTGAGGAATTATTTGATATCTAG
- a CDS encoding transporter substrate-binding domain-containing protein, which produces MKKMLMILGLMLVGVVGCSQNGVSVESIEKNGSLLVGLSADYPPFESVKMIDGKETLVGFDVMLAEEIANELGVKVEFKQMDFSGLVGALQASQVDMVISGMSPDEERQKQVDFSDLYYTGENAVLIRTESVDSIKSEDDLKGIKIGTQLGSVQSPIAYELTENVKELATTQAIVLELSNGNLDAVIVGKEIANRYAEQFENVEVADLKVSSEEYMAVAMPKGSTDLVEKVNEVIASLKANGKLDEMLEEAITISNQ; this is translated from the coding sequence ATGAAAAAAATGTTAATGATTTTAGGTTTAATGTTAGTGGGCGTGGTAGGATGTTCACAAAATGGTGTGAGTGTTGAAAGTATCGAAAAGAACGGAAGTTTATTAGTCGGGTTATCGGCAGATTATCCACCTTTTGAATCAGTAAAAATGATTGATGGAAAGGAGACGTTAGTTGGATTTGATGTCATGTTAGCAGAAGAAATTGCGAATGAGTTGGGTGTTAAAGTTGAGTTTAAGCAAATGGATTTTAGTGGTTTAGTAGGAGCTTTACAAGCGAGTCAGGTTGATATGGTTATTTCAGGGATGAGTCCTGATGAGGAGCGTCAAAAGCAAGTTGATTTCTCAGATCTTTATTATACAGGGGAAAATGCTGTGTTAATTAGAACTGAAAGTGTTGACTCAATTAAGTCGGAAGATGATTTAAAAGGGATTAAAATTGGGACACAATTAGGAAGTGTACAGTCACCAATTGCTTATGAGTTAACTGAGAATGTTAAAGAGTTAGCAACAACTCAAGCGATTGTATTAGAGTTAAGTAATGGGAATCTTGATGCGGTGATTGTTGGAAAAGAAATTGCGAATCGTTACGCTGAGCAGTTTGAAAATGTAGAAGTGGCTGATTTAAAAGTTTCATCTGAGGAGTATATGGCAGTTGCGATGCCAAAAGGTTCAACAGATTTAGTTGAGAAAGTGAATGAGGTTATCGCGAGTTTAAAAGCGAACGGTAAGTTAGATGAGATGTTAGAAGAGGCGATTACAATTTCAAATCAATAA
- a CDS encoding phosphotransferase enzyme family protein: METQQLLKTLTLYFDGKCEILHGSSGMNNLTRFIRQESGEYVMRVYQNHADVSRILVEQAVLDQLQVLPVPRIVLTKDGQTMAKVGEKLAVVFEFKKGQNLKLERIDQYVAYGKMVGQLSVKLRDVFVGEGEYLPYYELEKSYPMVKATGLVQELLEEVKGLMAQFKALPHQLIHGDINCSNMLMDDLGMPCAILDFEFVTWDLRAMEVAICLSELLQEDDYFNGLKAFCEGYKSVVSLTEAEILMIPWLIRLRRLDVMLHFLERHERGIETEAIESELFLQKQLLSLQKQHQWLVDHGGLLMEYLR, translated from the coding sequence ATGGAGACACAACAGCTATTAAAAACGTTAACGTTATATTTTGATGGAAAGTGTGAGATTTTGCATGGTTCATCTGGCATGAATAATCTGACAAGGTTCATTCGCCAGGAGAGTGGAGAATATGTGATGCGGGTGTATCAAAATCATGCGGATGTTTCGAGGATTTTGGTTGAACAGGCAGTGCTTGATCAGCTTCAAGTGTTGCCAGTTCCTCGAATTGTTTTGACGAAGGATGGTCAAACGATGGCTAAGGTGGGGGAGAAATTAGCGGTTGTGTTTGAGTTTAAGAAGGGTCAGAATTTAAAGTTAGAGCGTATTGATCAGTATGTTGCGTATGGAAAAATGGTGGGACAACTGAGTGTGAAGCTACGGGATGTATTTGTAGGTGAGGGAGAGTATTTGCCATATTATGAGCTTGAGAAATCGTATCCTATGGTGAAGGCAACCGGGTTGGTACAGGAGTTGTTAGAAGAAGTGAAGGGATTGATGGCGCAATTTAAGGCGTTACCTCATCAGTTGATTCATGGGGATATTAATTGTTCGAATATGCTAATGGATGATTTGGGGATGCCATGTGCCATTTTGGATTTTGAGTTTGTAACATGGGATTTAAGAGCGATGGAAGTAGCGATTTGTTTATCGGAGTTATTGCAAGAGGATGATTATTTTAATGGATTAAAGGCATTTTGTGAGGGGTATAAGTCAGTGGTTTCATTAACTGAAGCGGAGATTTTAATGATTCCATGGTTGATTAGGCTGAGAAGATTAGATGTGATGCTTCATTTTTTAGAGCGTCATGAGCGTGGGATTGAAACAGAGGCTATTGAGAGCGAGCTTTTTTTACAAAAACAGCTCTTATCCTTACAAAAGCAACATCAGTGGTTAGTTGATCATGGGGGCCTTTTAATGGAATATTTAAGATAG
- the cobA gene encoding uroporphyrinogen-III C-methyltransferase: MKGKVYLVGAGPGDYKLLTLKGLECIQQADVIVYDRLANVHYLKEAKPDCEIIYVGKASSDHTLPQDDINRVIVEKAREGKIVTRLKGGDPYVFGRGGEEGEALKSEGIEFEVVPGITSAIGGLCYAGIPITHRDHASSFHVVTGHLRADDKENPEINWNALANIGGTLVFLMGVANLKKISDCLMREGKDGKTPVALISWATRFNQRVITSTLDEVYDTAIKEKVKPPTLIVVGSVVGLRESLNFFENKPLFGKNVMVTRSRTQSSSLVEKVMDLGGNPIEVPTIRIEKIKDNVELEQAIKEIQDYTYLILSSQNAVDIFFDQLDELGFDARALAHLKVCAIGSATAKAVKDRGIKADLIPSKFVSEALCEELRDVLKPEDRVLIPRAKNARDVLVETLGQICSVHEVHTYESVMDTSMKEDVTELLTNHQVDYVTFASSATVKNFVKMLGTDYLEKLNQTKVISIGPVTSKTLQDLKIEVYKEAKEASIDALVEAMIGGH; encoded by the coding sequence ATGAAAGGTAAGGTTTATCTTGTAGGAGCAGGGCCAGGTGATTATAAGTTATTAACGTTAAAGGGACTAGAGTGTATTCAGCAGGCAGATGTTATTGTTTATGATCGATTAGCGAATGTTCATTATTTAAAGGAAGCTAAACCCGATTGTGAGATTATTTATGTTGGCAAGGCATCTAGTGATCATACGCTACCTCAAGATGATATTAATCGTGTGATTGTTGAGAAAGCGAGGGAAGGTAAGATCGTGACACGATTAAAGGGTGGGGATCCTTATGTTTTTGGTCGTGGAGGTGAAGAGGGAGAAGCGTTAAAGTCTGAGGGAATTGAGTTTGAGGTAGTACCAGGTATTACGTCTGCTATTGGAGGACTTTGTTATGCAGGGATTCCAATTACTCATCGTGATCATGCATCGTCATTTCATGTGGTGACGGGGCATTTAAGAGCAGATGATAAGGAAAATCCTGAGATTAATTGGAATGCTTTGGCGAATATAGGCGGAACGTTAGTCTTTTTAATGGGGGTGGCTAATTTGAAAAAAATTAGCGACTGTTTAATGAGAGAAGGTAAAGATGGTAAAACACCGGTAGCGTTAATTAGTTGGGCAACACGTTTTAATCAGCGAGTGATTACTTCAACGCTTGATGAGGTTTACGATACGGCGATTAAGGAGAAGGTGAAGCCACCAACGTTGATTGTGGTGGGATCGGTTGTTGGATTGCGTGAGTCATTGAATTTCTTTGAGAATAAGCCGTTGTTTGGAAAAAATGTGATGGTGACACGTAGCCGAACTCAAAGTAGTTCGTTGGTTGAGAAGGTGATGGATTTAGGTGGAAATCCGATTGAGGTGCCAACGATTAGGATTGAGAAGATTAAGGATAATGTTGAATTAGAGCAAGCGATTAAGGAGATACAAGATTATACGTATTTAATTTTGAGTAGTCAGAATGCGGTGGATATTTTCTTTGATCAGTTAGATGAATTAGGATTTGATGCAAGGGCATTGGCTCATTTGAAGGTGTGTGCGATAGGAAGTGCAACGGCCAAGGCGGTGAAAGACCGCGGGATTAAGGCTGACTTGATTCCATCTAAATTTGTTTCAGAGGCTCTTTGTGAGGAGTTAAGAGACGTATTAAAACCTGAGGATCGAGTGTTAATTCCAAGAGCTAAGAATGCACGAGATGTTTTGGTTGAGACGTTAGGTCAAATTTGTTCCGTTCATGAGGTTCATACGTATGAAAGTGTGATGGATACAAGTATGAAAGAGGATGTCACTGAGCTATTAACCAATCATCAGGTTGACTATGTGACGTTCGCTAGTTCGGCAACGGTTAAGAATTTTGTTAAGATGTTAGGGACTGATTATTTAGAAAAATTGAATCAGACAAAGGTCATATCAATAGGACCTGTGACCTCTAAAACATTGCAAGATTTAAAAATCGAAGTATACAAGGAAGCAAAGGAAGCAAGTATTGATGCGCTTGTTGAAGCGATGATTGGAGGCCATTAG
- a CDS encoding sirohydrochlorin cobaltochelatase — protein sequence MKKAVLVVSYGTSYKETREKTIEACEKKIHKSFKDYDFYRAYTSDKIISKIKEREGVEIHNPTKALSQILEKGYDEVLVQSLHIICGDEFNQLKEEVEAYQHKFKKIVLGRPLLSVGHDYEEVAKALEDELFAMNKDEAVVFMGHGMSHKCNQEYLGVESALRSHGINAYVGTIEGTPRLEEVIPRLKAGQVKTVNLMPMMLVVGYHAKKEMIGNSQDSWKNVLESEGFVVNVQLKGLGENIGIQDKFLKHAQECLKEV from the coding sequence ATGAAAAAAGCTGTATTAGTTGTAAGTTATGGAACAAGCTATAAAGAAACACGAGAAAAAACAATAGAGGCTTGTGAGAAAAAAATACATAAATCTTTTAAAGATTATGATTTTTATAGGGCATATACATCTGATAAGATTATCAGTAAGATAAAAGAACGAGAAGGAGTAGAGATTCATAACCCAACTAAGGCTTTATCACAAATATTAGAAAAAGGATATGATGAAGTATTAGTGCAATCTTTGCATATTATTTGCGGAGATGAGTTTAATCAATTAAAAGAAGAGGTAGAAGCCTATCAACATAAATTCAAAAAAATTGTATTAGGGAGGCCTTTATTGTCAGTTGGTCATGATTACGAGGAGGTAGCAAAGGCTTTAGAAGATGAGTTGTTTGCCATGAATAAAGATGAGGCCGTTGTATTTATGGGACATGGGATGTCTCATAAATGTAATCAAGAGTATTTAGGAGTTGAGTCTGCTTTAAGATCGCATGGTATCAATGCTTATGTAGGAACGATTGAAGGGACGCCTAGATTAGAAGAGGTGATACCGCGATTAAAGGCTGGTCAAGTAAAGACGGTTAATTTAATGCCTATGATGTTAGTAGTAGGGTACCATGCTAAAAAAGAGATGATAGGCAATAGTCAAGATTCATGGAAAAATGTATTGGAGTCCGAAGGATTTGTTGTGAATGTTCAACTGAAAGGTCTAGGAGAGAATATTGGGATCCAAGATAAGTTTTTAAAACATGCGCAAGAGTGCTTAAAGGAGGTTTAG
- the hemC gene encoding hydroxymethylbilane synthase, giving the protein MRVVVGTRGSKLALTQTQWVIDQLRKYHPEVEFEVKIIKTKGDLIQHVSLDKIGDKGLFVREIEQQLLDKEIDIAVHSMKDMPSKLPKGLKFAAVPKREDPRDVLILKDGYKTLEDLPKGAKIGTGSKRRKYQLLKYRPDLDILSIRGNIDTRIRKIEDENLDGIVLAAAGILRAGMSEMISSYIPVDIMVPAPAQGALAIQIREADLEIEALIESIKDVETEIRVAAERAFLAGVNGGCHIPMGAYCELEGDKLKLTGLYGSENGNCLVRKCLEGGIESPIELGLEVAQFVLKEYDNYER; this is encoded by the coding sequence ATGCGAGTAGTGGTCGGTACAAGAGGAAGTAAATTAGCGCTGACGCAAACGCAATGGGTGATTGATCAGTTAAGAAAATATCATCCTGAGGTGGAATTTGAAGTTAAAATCATCAAGACAAAAGGTGATTTGATTCAACATGTTTCGTTGGATAAAATAGGAGATAAAGGGTTATTTGTAAGAGAAATAGAGCAACAATTATTAGATAAAGAAATTGATATAGCTGTTCATAGTATGAAAGATATGCCGTCAAAATTGCCCAAAGGGTTAAAGTTTGCAGCGGTTCCTAAACGCGAAGATCCACGAGATGTGCTAATCTTAAAAGATGGATATAAAACGTTAGAGGATTTGCCTAAAGGGGCTAAAATAGGAACGGGAAGTAAAAGAAGAAAGTATCAATTATTAAAATATCGACCAGATTTAGATATTTTATCGATTAGGGGAAATATTGATACGAGAATTAGAAAAATAGAGGATGAGAATTTAGATGGAATCGTACTTGCGGCTGCAGGGATATTAAGAGCGGGAATGAGTGAAATGATTAGTAGTTATATTCCAGTTGATATTATGGTGCCGGCTCCAGCTCAAGGAGCATTAGCGATTCAGATTAGGGAAGCAGATTTAGAGATTGAAGCGTTAATAGAGAGTATTAAAGATGTTGAAACTGAAATTAGGGTAGCAGCAGAAAGAGCCTTTTTAGCAGGTGTGAATGGTGGCTGTCATATTCCAATGGGAGCGTATTGTGAATTAGAAGGTGACAAGCTTAAGTTAACAGGCCTTTATGGAAGTGAGAATGGAAATTGTCTGGTGAGGAAGTGTTTAGAAGGTGGAATTGAGTCACCGATTGAGTTAGGATTAGAGGTTGCACAGTTTGTTTTAAAGGAGTATGACAATTATGAAAGGTAA
- the hemL gene encoding glutamate-1-semialdehyde 2,1-aminomutase, producing MINIKSQKIFEEAIEYIPGGVNSPVRAFKSVGLSPIFIDHAHGSKIYDVDGNEYIDYICSWGPLMLGHSPQELTDGIEDVIKKGTSFGVPTQIEVEMAKIIVDAYPAIDQVRMVNSGTEATMSALRVARGYTNRNKILKFEGCYHGHSDALLVQSGSGTITYGVPTSPGVPEDVVKHTLVCKYNDLAAVRRIFEEQGNEIAAVIVETISGNMGLVKGKQEFIELLREVCTEYGAVLIFDEVITGFRIDYHSSPAYFNVEPDMVCFGKIIGAGLPVGAYGGKKEIMSVVSPVGPVYQAGTLSGNPLAMYMGKKNLEILRDNPQIYTELDRKALKLEEGIKANLEKLGLDYTVTRAGSLVCLFFAKGPIENYDDAKRCDIDRFNKYFKALLSQGILIGPSQYEAMFLSNAHTDEDIEKTIEANYEALKLAHQE from the coding sequence ATGATAAATATAAAATCACAGAAAATTTTTGAAGAAGCAATTGAATATATACCTGGCGGAGTTAATAGTCCCGTAAGAGCATTTAAATCAGTAGGTTTGAGTCCAATTTTTATTGATCATGCCCATGGTAGCAAGATATATGATGTAGATGGTAATGAATATATTGATTATATTTGTTCTTGGGGACCTCTAATGTTAGGCCATTCTCCGCAAGAATTAACTGATGGAATCGAAGACGTGATTAAAAAGGGGACAAGTTTTGGGGTACCAACACAAATCGAAGTTGAGATGGCCAAGATTATTGTAGATGCCTATCCAGCTATTGATCAGGTACGAATGGTTAATTCAGGAACTGAAGCGACAATGAGTGCGTTACGAGTTGCAAGAGGATATACCAATAGAAATAAGATCTTAAAGTTTGAGGGATGCTATCATGGTCATTCAGATGCACTATTAGTTCAATCTGGTTCTGGAACCATTACTTATGGGGTGCCAACAAGTCCTGGAGTGCCTGAAGATGTGGTTAAACACACTTTAGTCTGCAAATATAATGATTTAGCAGCTGTTAGACGTATTTTTGAGGAACAAGGAAATGAGATAGCCGCTGTGATTGTAGAAACTATTTCTGGTAATATGGGACTAGTTAAAGGAAAACAAGAATTCATTGAATTATTACGCGAGGTATGTACTGAATATGGAGCTGTTTTAATTTTTGATGAGGTTATTACTGGATTTAGAATTGATTATCATAGTTCTCCTGCTTATTTTAACGTTGAACCTGATATGGTTTGCTTTGGAAAAATTATTGGAGCAGGACTTCCTGTTGGTGCATACGGCGGAAAAAAAGAGATTATGAGTGTTGTATCTCCTGTCGGGCCAGTTTATCAAGCTGGAACTTTATCCGGTAACCCATTAGCTATGTATATGGGGAAAAAGAATTTAGAAATTTTAAGGGATAACCCGCAAATCTATACTGAATTAGATCGAAAAGCTCTAAAACTTGAAGAGGGAATTAAAGCTAATTTAGAGAAGCTAGGATTAGATTATACGGTAACACGTGCGGGTTCATTAGTTTGTTTATTCTTTGCTAAAGGACCTATTGAAAATTATGATGATGCTAAGCGATGCGATATCGATAGATTTAATAAGTATTTTAAAGCGTTATTAAGTCAAGGAATTTTAATTGGTCCTAGTCAATATGAAGCGATGTTCTTATCCAATGCTCATACGGATGAAGATATTGAAAAAACAATTGAAGCAAATTACGAAGCATTAAAATTGGCTCATCAAGAATGA
- a CDS encoding precorrin-2 dehydrogenase/sirohydrochlorin ferrochelatase family protein: MLYPVNLELDQFEIVIVGGGEVAYRKCKNFLEFNKSVKVIAPHFLDSFYELENVVLVQDKYDERYIESSQIVVAATDNRLVNEEIAKYCHQHKKLVNVVDNRMLSNYIVPSYVKRGDLLLSVSTGGKSPALAKKISRELAVEYDDSYEEYVNLLGSLREAIMKRYEDVGVRRKLIKELISLDYEALKEESRKYL; the protein is encoded by the coding sequence TTGCTTTATCCGGTCAATTTAGAGTTGGATCAGTTTGAAATTGTGATTGTTGGAGGCGGTGAAGTAGCTTATCGAAAATGTAAGAACTTTCTTGAGTTTAATAAATCGGTTAAAGTCATAGCACCTCATTTTTTAGATAGTTTTTATGAGTTAGAGAATGTGGTGTTAGTGCAGGATAAGTATGATGAAAGATATATTGAAAGTAGTCAAATAGTGGTGGCAGCAACAGATAATCGGTTAGTTAATGAGGAGATTGCAAAGTATTGCCATCAACATAAAAAACTTGTGAATGTGGTAGATAATCGGATGCTTTCAAATTATATCGTTCCATCTTATGTAAAAAGAGGTGATTTACTGTTAAGTGTTTCAACGGGGGGAAAGAGCCCCGCTTTAGCGAAGAAGATTAGCCGTGAGTTAGCGGTGGAGTATGATGATTCTTATGAGGAATATGTCAATCTTTTAGGGAGTTTACGAGAAGCTATTATGAAGAGGTATGAGGATGTTGGTGTGAGGCGAAAGCTAATTAAAGAGTTGATTTCATTAGATTATGAGGCATTAAAAGAAGAAAGTAGAAAGTATTTATAA
- a CDS encoding amino acid ABC transporter ATP-binding protein — translation MLKVCGLSKSFHGKKILNSINLEIKEGEIIAIIGPSGSGKSTLLRCLNLLEVPEEGEVLFEGTNLLDPKTDLNQVREQIGMVFQNFHLFPHMTVGKNITLALKLLKKMDDKSADEIALNLLTRVGLADKFDAYPSKLSGGQKQRVAIARSLALNPKLMLFDEPTSALDPEMVKEVLDVMKELGEGGMTMAIVTHEMGFARNVATRAIFIDEGQILEDTKPEVLFTSPTHPRTKEFLAKVMY, via the coding sequence ATGCTTAAAGTTTGTGGGTTATCAAAATCTTTTCATGGTAAAAAAATCCTCAACTCTATTAATTTAGAGATTAAAGAGGGAGAAATTATTGCGATTATCGGACCTTCTGGATCAGGAAAATCGACGTTATTACGTTGCTTAAATTTATTGGAGGTTCCTGAGGAAGGAGAAGTGTTATTTGAGGGAACAAATTTATTAGATCCAAAGACTGATTTAAATCAAGTTCGTGAACAAATCGGGATGGTCTTTCAAAACTTTCATTTATTCCCGCATATGACGGTTGGAAAAAATATTACATTAGCGTTAAAGTTATTAAAGAAAATGGATGATAAGTCAGCGGATGAGATTGCACTTAATTTGTTAACACGTGTTGGACTTGCCGATAAGTTTGATGCGTATCCATCTAAGTTATCAGGTGGACAAAAGCAACGTGTGGCCATTGCGAGATCACTAGCTTTAAATCCGAAGTTAATGTTATTTGATGAACCTACCTCAGCACTTGATCCTGAGATGGTGAAAGAAGTATTAGATGTCATGAAAGAACTAGGAGAAGGTGGCATGACAATGGCGATTGTCACTCATGAGATGGGATTTGCCAGAAATGTAGCAACACGTGCCATCTTTATTGATGAAGGTCAAATTCTAGAAGATACGAAGCCGGAAGTATTATTTACGTCACCAACTCATCCCCGTACAAAAGAGTTTTTAGCGAAAGTTATGTATTAA